The following coding sequences are from one Epilithonimonas vandammei window:
- a CDS encoding TonB-dependent receptor domain-containing protein, which produces MERTEIVSVFQKRIFGLALTIGAASFVMAQQKVTISGTVKDANGGVGYASITFKNQQNNQLSDAALADVNGNYKVELAPGNYNVSIEAVDYKKFTQTIRVEKAGAIAPFIIVSDGKANLNNTTDIQGVVITAASTKPYKVELDKKTYDPSQDIVSKGGSLQDVLSNVPSVSVDTDGTVSMRGSSNVRFLINGKPSALLGIDDGANALQSIPADQIEKIEVITNPSSKFEASGTAGILNIILKKNKKTGFNGSVIGTLGYLPQTNLNTNLSWRKGNFTWFLNGGGGYRESKNTNRNDNYYNNASKIGDQIESHQNSEINNKTDNYNASAGIVYDISEKTSVNASGTVRTFDSQNTGNIDYDYILLNTDNTHTLRKNLGTNNNLAFQGDFGLDHKFDNKGQNLSLSLSLQRNRSNNNSNIKEYDNYSDVTSLENIINQKTLNKNIVLKADYELPIGEVSRLEAGYRLDSNNNNYDNNVQESTAVNPALQYLGLYTFDANYKELFNAFYVQFKSKIGKVGYQIGLRDEQSNVTIDYHNLAGTNPIDNKKKNYNNLFPSVFLSYEFAKDNQLLFNYTRRIDRPRGFFLIPNPSYSDNQNIFDGNIDLNPSYVDSYELGYSISKKKFTINPTLYFKHKTDDTKMLVYNKAVNFEYFDENGIQQTGKRIEFHTKPINLGTEDTYGLDLNFNWDATSWLKFMGNVDVFGYNIKGSTPYETLDVLGNPITATANFSGNGISTRSRLTSTFKIDKTLNLQLQGFYRGGTKTDYQVRKDMYAINFGASKTIWKGNGTLAFNIQDIFNTRAMQSTTYTANSVRDSYMQWQPRQFTLSLTYRFKQGEKVDQPKRKKDINSNASGDDQQVPM; this is translated from the coding sequence ATGGAACGAACGGAAATTGTAAGTGTATTTCAGAAAAGAATCTTTGGATTGGCATTAACTATCGGAGCGGCAAGCTTCGTAATGGCTCAGCAAAAAGTGACTATTTCTGGAACCGTAAAAGATGCAAATGGAGGTGTAGGATATGCATCAATAACTTTTAAAAATCAGCAAAACAACCAGTTAAGCGATGCTGCTCTTGCAGATGTCAATGGAAATTACAAGGTAGAACTTGCTCCGGGAAATTATAATGTGAGCATTGAAGCTGTAGATTATAAAAAATTCACACAAACCATTAGAGTTGAAAAAGCGGGAGCAATAGCGCCATTTATCATTGTTTCTGATGGAAAAGCCAATCTTAATAACACAACGGACATCCAAGGTGTGGTAATTACTGCTGCTTCTACAAAACCATATAAAGTTGAATTAGACAAAAAAACATACGATCCTTCACAAGATATTGTAAGCAAAGGTGGTAGTTTGCAGGATGTTCTATCCAATGTTCCTTCAGTTTCTGTAGATACTGACGGAACTGTATCTATGAGAGGCAGTTCTAATGTAAGATTTTTGATAAACGGAAAACCGTCTGCTCTGCTAGGAATAGACGATGGAGCCAACGCCCTGCAAAGTATTCCTGCGGATCAGATTGAAAAAATTGAGGTAATCACTAATCCTTCTTCTAAGTTTGAGGCAAGCGGAACTGCGGGTATTCTAAATATCATCCTCAAGAAAAATAAAAAAACAGGTTTTAATGGTAGCGTTATCGGGACTTTAGGATACCTACCCCAAACCAACCTCAACACCAACCTGAGCTGGAGAAAAGGTAACTTCACCTGGTTTCTGAATGGTGGTGGTGGTTACCGAGAAAGCAAAAACACAAACCGTAATGATAATTATTACAATAATGCATCCAAAATAGGTGACCAAATAGAATCTCATCAGAATTCGGAAATTAATAACAAAACGGATAATTATAATGCCTCCGCAGGAATTGTTTATGACATTTCTGAAAAAACATCTGTCAATGCCTCCGGAACAGTGAGGACTTTTGACAGCCAAAACACTGGTAATATTGACTATGATTATATTTTACTAAATACAGACAACACACATACGCTTCGTAAAAACTTGGGAACCAATAATAACCTAGCATTTCAGGGAGATTTTGGTTTGGATCATAAATTCGATAATAAAGGTCAAAATCTTTCATTATCTTTAAGTTTACAGAGAAACCGTTCTAATAATAATTCGAACATAAAGGAATATGATAATTACAGTGATGTAACATCGCTCGAGAATATTATCAATCAGAAAACCCTGAATAAGAATATTGTTCTGAAAGCAGATTATGAATTACCAATTGGAGAAGTTTCCAGACTGGAGGCTGGATACAGATTAGACTCCAATAATAATAACTACGATAATAATGTGCAGGAAAGTACTGCGGTAAATCCTGCTTTACAATATTTGGGGCTGTACACTTTTGATGCTAATTATAAAGAACTTTTCAACGCCTTTTATGTTCAGTTTAAGAGTAAGATTGGAAAAGTTGGCTACCAAATTGGTTTGCGTGATGAACAGTCTAATGTAACAATCGATTACCACAATCTGGCAGGAACAAATCCGATAGATAACAAAAAGAAAAACTACAACAACCTTTTCCCAAGTGTCTTTTTAAGCTACGAATTTGCAAAGGACAATCAGCTACTTTTTAACTACACGAGAAGAATCGATAGGCCAAGAGGTTTTTTCCTTATTCCAAATCCTAGTTACAGTGATAACCAGAATATATTTGATGGAAACATCGACCTGAATCCGTCTTATGTAGATTCTTACGAATTAGGTTACAGTATTTCTAAAAAGAAATTTACTATCAACCCTACATTGTACTTCAAGCACAAAACTGATGACACCAAGATGTTGGTTTATAATAAAGCCGTAAATTTTGAATATTTTGATGAGAACGGCATACAACAAACTGGTAAAAGAATAGAATTCCACACAAAACCTATTAACCTAGGTACTGAAGATACGTATGGGTTAGACCTTAACTTTAATTGGGATGCTACCAGTTGGTTAAAATTTATGGGGAATGTAGACGTCTTCGGGTACAATATCAAAGGTAGCACACCGTATGAGACGCTAGATGTATTAGGGAATCCAATTACAGCAACAGCTAACTTTAGTGGAAATGGGATCTCTACGAGATCTAGACTAACTTCTACATTCAAAATCGATAAAACTTTAAATCTCCAATTGCAAGGTTTTTACAGAGGTGGTACAAAAACGGACTATCAAGTCAGAAAAGATATGTACGCTATTAATTTTGGTGCATCAAAAACTATTTGGAAAGGAAACGGAACTTTGGCGTTCAATATTCAAGATATTTTTAATACAAGAGCAATGCAGTCTACAACTTACACAGCAAACAGTGTGAGAGATTCTTACATGCAATGGCAGCCAAGACAGTTTACACTTTCTTTAACTTACAGGTTTAAACAAGGCGAGAAAGTAGATCAGCCAAAACGCAAAAAAGACATCAATTCCAATGCTTCCGGCGACGATCAGCAAGTACCAATGTAA
- the mltG gene encoding endolytic transglycosylase MltG, translating into MKKTILIIFVVIIAILGFFGLRFYNKYLGNNVEKEGFVLIPHHSSYKQILDSISPFIKNKDNFTSIADDKNLKENFKAGRYEIKSGMNNREITNMIIAGNQTPNSFRIKDFDDVYQMIGRVSKKTETDSANFVKKLDEIAIKKGYKNAEDLKKYFFNNTYDFFWTVTPKEFFEKFENDYKDFWTADRIEKEKKSGLTRDQIYALASIVYKESGGKPDEQRTIAGLYLNRYKKGMKLQSDPTVIYAVNKASNFTQQIKRVYYKHLKEPSPYNTYANKGIPPGPICIVDKNSIDAVLEAENNNYIFMCADPARFGYHKFTDNDAEHAKNAKAYQEWLNSRQIK; encoded by the coding sequence ATGAAAAAAACAATTCTTATCATTTTTGTTGTTATTATCGCAATCCTTGGTTTCTTTGGGTTGAGATTTTATAATAAATATCTTGGAAACAATGTGGAAAAAGAAGGTTTTGTCTTGATTCCGCATCATTCGAGCTACAAACAGATTTTGGATTCTATTTCACCCTTCATCAAAAATAAAGACAATTTTACAAGTATTGCTGACGATAAAAATCTGAAAGAAAATTTCAAAGCCGGACGATACGAAATCAAATCCGGAATGAACAACCGAGAAATCACCAATATGATTATCGCCGGAAATCAGACTCCGAATTCTTTCAGAATCAAAGACTTTGACGATGTTTATCAAATGATTGGAAGAGTTTCTAAAAAAACAGAAACAGACTCTGCGAACTTTGTTAAAAAACTTGACGAAATAGCGATTAAGAAAGGTTATAAAAACGCTGAAGACCTTAAAAAATATTTCTTCAATAATACTTATGATTTTTTCTGGACGGTAACGCCGAAAGAATTCTTTGAAAAATTCGAAAATGATTATAAAGATTTTTGGACCGCTGACAGAATCGAGAAGGAAAAAAAATCAGGATTAACAAGAGACCAGATTTACGCATTAGCTTCAATTGTTTATAAAGAATCTGGAGGAAAACCTGATGAACAAAGAACAATTGCGGGATTATATCTTAACCGTTATAAAAAAGGAATGAAGCTGCAAAGCGACCCAACGGTAATCTACGCAGTAAACAAGGCAAGTAATTTCACTCAACAAATCAAGAGAGTTTATTATAAACATCTGAAAGAACCTTCTCCATATAATACTTATGCGAATAAGGGAATTCCGCCGGGACCAATTTGTATTGTTGACAAAAACTCTATAGATGCGGTTTTGGAAGCGGAAAACAACAACTATATTTTTATGTGCGCCGACCCAGCGAGATTCGGTTATCATAAATTCACAGATAATGATGCTGAACACGCTAAAAATGCAAAAGCCTATCAAGAATGGCTGAACAGCAGGCAAATCAAGTAA
- the dapF gene encoding diaminopimelate epimerase encodes MKFYKYQGTGNDFVMIDNRLGEWDDLSIENIQKLCDRRFGIGADGLIKINSAKGVDFEVDYYNSDGSKSFCGNGARCSVAFAHFLDMIEDKTTFTAIDGIHEAEIKNGIVKLKMGNVHNINTDGNDFVLNTGSPHYVKYVEMLNNYNVYKIGNEIRNSETYKKEGINVNFVEKLSDKELFVRTYERGVEDETYSCGTGVTAAALTFMKNNNQKFVEIKVMGGQLKVYAEKDGEGFKNIWLEGPAVQVFKGDINLDKA; translated from the coding sequence ATGAAATTTTATAAATATCAAGGAACAGGAAATGATTTTGTGATGATAGACAACCGTTTAGGAGAATGGGATGACTTATCCATCGAAAACATACAAAAACTTTGTGACCGCAGGTTTGGGATTGGCGCAGACGGATTAATTAAAATTAATTCAGCAAAAGGTGTTGATTTCGAAGTGGATTATTATAACTCTGATGGATCCAAAAGTTTTTGCGGCAACGGTGCGCGTTGCTCTGTTGCTTTTGCTCATTTTCTGGATATGATTGAAGATAAAACCACTTTCACGGCTATTGACGGAATACACGAAGCTGAAATTAAAAACGGTATCGTAAAGTTGAAAATGGGAAATGTCCACAACATCAATACAGACGGAAATGATTTTGTTTTGAATACAGGTTCGCCACATTATGTTAAGTACGTTGAAATGTTAAATAATTATAATGTTTACAAAATTGGTAACGAAATCCGAAATTCTGAAACTTATAAGAAAGAAGGAATCAATGTGAATTTTGTTGAGAAATTGTCTGATAAAGAACTTTTTGTAAGAACTTATGAACGTGGTGTTGAAGATGAAACTTACAGCTGTGGAACGGGAGTTACAGCTGCAGCTTTAACTTTTATGAAAAATAACAATCAAAAGTTTGTTGAAATTAAAGTTATGGGCGGACAGCTGAAAGTTTATGCTGAGAAAGATGGAGAAGGATTCAAAAACATTTGGTTAGAAGGTCCTGCTGTTCAGGTTTTTAAAGGAGATATTAATCTAGACAAAGCCTGA
- a CDS encoding RNA polymerase sigma factor has translation MKEDQLLALIIKARDKNQKAQTQLINLFWVDVFSFVMNRVKDENDADEITVSVFSKVLNKLDLFDPNFQFKTWILTIAQNTIIDFWRRKSRENEDASDGLENVKNEFARSPEELLISEEDQQKIIKIIETMDAKNQDIIRLRFFEEKSIKEIAEELNLSVANTKVRIMRAKKILAELLKEDETDF, from the coding sequence ATGAAAGAAGACCAGTTACTCGCTCTTATCATAAAGGCTAGAGATAAGAATCAAAAAGCTCAAACACAATTAATTAACCTGTTTTGGGTTGATGTTTTTTCTTTTGTGATGAACAGAGTGAAGGATGAAAATGATGCAGATGAAATCACGGTTTCGGTATTTTCAAAAGTTCTTAACAAGCTGGATTTGTTTGATCCCAATTTTCAATTCAAGACTTGGATTCTGACAATTGCTCAAAATACAATCATCGATTTCTGGAGACGTAAAAGCCGCGAAAACGAAGATGCAAGCGACGGATTGGAAAACGTAAAGAACGAATTTGCAAGGTCTCCCGAGGAATTATTGATTTCTGAAGAAGACCAGCAAAAGATTATCAAAATCATAGAAACAATGGATGCTAAAAATCAGGATATCATCAGATTGAGATTTTTTGAGGAAAAAAGCATCAAAGAAATAGCGGAAGAACTCAATCTTTCCGTTGCCAACACAAAAGTAAGAATAATGAGAGCTAAGAAAATCTTGGCCGAATTATTAAAAGAAGACGAAACAGATTTTTAA
- the lipA gene encoding lipoyl synthase — protein MEETLTQKPKWIRVKLPTGKNYRELRNLVDKYKLNTICQSGSCPNMGECWGEGTATFMILGNICTRSCGFCGVKTGKPMDVNWDEPEKVARSIKLMKIKHAVLTSVDRDDLKDMGSILWGETVNAVRRISPGTTMETLIPDFQGVTKHLDRLVEVAPEVISHNMETVKRLTREVRIQAKYERSLDVLRYLKEAGQNRTKTGVMLGLGETKDEVFQTIEDIRNANVDVITLGQYLQPTKKHLPVQRFVSPEEFDEYGDFARSLGFRHVESSPLVRSSYHAEKHIH, from the coding sequence ATGGAAGAAACATTGACTCAAAAACCCAAATGGATTCGTGTAAAATTGCCAACGGGTAAGAATTACCGAGAACTTAGAAATTTGGTTGATAAATATAAACTGAACACAATTTGCCAAAGTGGAAGCTGTCCAAATATGGGTGAATGTTGGGGCGAAGGAACAGCAACCTTTATGATTCTGGGAAATATCTGTACCAGAAGTTGTGGTTTCTGCGGTGTAAAAACCGGAAAGCCGATGGATGTGAATTGGGACGAACCGGAAAAAGTAGCACGTTCTATCAAATTAATGAAAATCAAACACGCGGTTTTGACTTCGGTGGACAGAGATGATTTGAAAGATATGGGTTCGATTCTTTGGGGCGAAACGGTAAATGCGGTTCGTAGAATTTCTCCGGGAACTACGATGGAAACTCTGATTCCGGATTTCCAAGGTGTCACAAAACATCTTGACAGATTGGTAGAAGTAGCTCCGGAAGTGATTTCTCACAATATGGAAACCGTAAAACGTTTGACAAGAGAAGTGAGAATCCAAGCAAAATACGAGCGTAGTTTAGATGTTTTAAGATACTTGAAAGAAGCTGGACAAAACCGTACAAAAACTGGTGTAATGCTAGGGTTGGGAGAAACTAAAGATGAGGTTTTCCAAACAATAGAAGACATCAGAAATGCAAATGTGGATGTGATTACGTTAGGTCAGTATCTTCAGCCGACTAAAAAACATTTGCCTGTTCAGCGTTTTGTTTCTCCGGAAGAGTTTGATGAATACGGTGATTTTGCAAGAAGTTTAGGCTTCCGTCACGTAGAAAGTTCACCTTTAGTAAGAAGTTCTTATCACGCCGAGAAACATATTCACTAA
- a CDS encoding ammonium transporter, protein MKIEKRWIISFLIISIISIVALFWPEQTSLPKPGTFLGEDSIVGSDVAWILASSGLVLLMTPGLSFFYGGMVGKKNMISTMLQSFIALGVISIVWVVVGFSLSFGDSIGITINGEHYGLIGNPTSYLFFNNVGVLPHSQMASTIPFVLFALFQMKFAVITPALITGSFAERVRFISYLLFMVLFHLIIYTPLCHMVWHPDGLLNKYFGVKDFAGGTVVHMSAGFAALAGAMMIGKRKNPHHEPSNIPFVILGTGMLWFGWFGFNAGSALSANATAAMAFGTTTIASGTAMLSWIFFDRVNGRKVSALGACIGAVVGLVAITPAAGFVTIPHAIFIGFISAIVSNLMCNWKRLKKVDDTLDVFACHGVGGIMGMILTAILAQGENASLLHGGFEVFAHHMMALVLVSAFTFLGSLVLYKLTDIIIPLRVAEDSENIGLDLSQHDETCI, encoded by the coding sequence ATGAAAATTGAAAAACGCTGGATTATATCATTCTTGATAATTAGTATCATTTCAATTGTTGCACTTTTCTGGCCGGAACAGACTTCTTTACCAAAACCCGGAACTTTTCTTGGAGAAGATAGTATTGTAGGTTCGGATGTCGCTTGGATTCTTGCTTCTTCCGGTTTGGTTTTATTGATGACACCTGGACTTTCCTTTTTTTACGGTGGAATGGTCGGTAAAAAGAATATGATTTCAACAATGTTGCAGAGTTTCATTGCATTGGGGGTGATTAGCATTGTTTGGGTTGTTGTAGGATTCAGTTTGTCATTTGGAGATTCGATTGGGATTACAATTAATGGTGAACATTATGGACTCATTGGAAATCCAACATCATATTTGTTTTTTAATAACGTTGGAGTTTTGCCTCACAGTCAAATGGCTTCTACTATTCCGTTTGTTTTGTTTGCGTTGTTTCAAATGAAATTTGCGGTCATTACACCGGCTTTGATAACAGGTTCATTTGCGGAACGAGTAAGATTTATTTCTTACTTATTATTTATGGTTTTGTTTCATTTAATTATTTACACACCGCTTTGTCATATGGTTTGGCATCCTGACGGTTTGTTGAATAAATATTTCGGCGTTAAGGATTTTGCGGGTGGAACAGTCGTTCATATGAGTGCAGGATTTGCCGCTTTGGCAGGTGCAATGATGATTGGGAAACGTAAGAATCCACATCACGAACCATCTAACATTCCGTTTGTGATTCTCGGAACGGGAATGCTTTGGTTTGGTTGGTTTGGTTTCAATGCTGGTTCAGCTTTGTCGGCTAATGCTACTGCGGCAATGGCTTTTGGAACAACGACTATTGCATCAGGAACAGCAATGTTATCTTGGATTTTCTTTGATAGAGTCAATGGTCGCAAAGTTTCTGCTTTAGGCGCTTGTATTGGGGCGGTCGTCGGATTAGTTGCTATTACTCCAGCTGCAGGATTTGTAACGATTCCTCACGCCATTTTCATCGGATTTATTTCTGCAATTGTTTCAAACTTGATGTGCAATTGGAAACGACTGAAAAAAGTAGATGATACTTTGGATGTTTTTGCTTGTCACGGTGTTGGTGGGATTATGGGAATGATTCTGACGGCAATATTAGCTCAAGGCGAAAATGCAAGTTTGCTTCACGGTGGATTTGAAGTTTTTGCACATCATATGATGGCTTTGGTTTTGGTTTCCGCATTTACGTTTTTAGGTTCATTGGTCTTATATAAACTGACAGATATAATAATCCCGCTCAGAGTAGCAGAAGATTCCGAAAATATTGGTTTGGATTTGTCTCAGCACGATGAGACTTGCATATAA
- a CDS encoding class I SAM-dependent methyltransferase, with the protein MIPQKFLFENEVLLRSLIYPLYKGENRACNICKKHLKDFVLVENGNLVCPVCGSLPRTRRLWKLLNENYLKPEIKVLDFSPSRALYRKLKKNKNIHYFPTDFENEFLADYRFDINNIDSESESFDLIICYHILEHIDSDQQAMKELFRVLKTDGTCLIQTPFKDGETYEDFSIKTKEDRLKHFGQDDHVRIYSISGLKERLEKSGFLVDVQTFPKDDFFGLSENEHILVCSKK; encoded by the coding sequence ATGATACCTCAAAAATTTCTTTTCGAAAATGAGGTTCTCTTGCGTTCGTTGATTTATCCGCTTTACAAAGGAGAAAATCGCGCGTGTAATATTTGCAAAAAGCACTTGAAAGATTTTGTATTGGTAGAAAATGGAAATTTGGTTTGTCCTGTTTGTGGCAGCTTGCCAAGAACGAGAAGGCTTTGGAAACTTCTAAATGAGAACTATTTAAAACCTGAAATTAAGGTTTTGGATTTTTCGCCTTCCAGAGCACTTTACAGGAAACTTAAAAAAAATAAAAATATCCATTATTTTCCCACGGATTTTGAGAATGAATTTTTAGCTGATTATCGTTTTGATATCAATAATATTGATTCCGAATCTGAAAGTTTTGATTTAATTATTTGTTATCATATCCTGGAACATATTGATTCTGACCAGCAAGCAATGAAAGAATTGTTCCGAGTTTTAAAAACTGATGGAACTTGCCTGATTCAAACACCTTTTAAAGATGGAGAGACTTATGAAGATTTTTCTATCAAAACGAAAGAAGATCGGTTAAAACATTTTGGACAGGATGATCACGTTCGCATCTATTCTATCAGCGGGTTGAAAGAACGTTTGGAGAAAAGTGGATTTTTGGTTGATGTTCAAACTTTCCCAAAAGATGATTTTTTTGGTTTAAGTGAAAATGAACATATTTTGGTTTGTTCTAAAAAATAA
- a CDS encoding hydroxymethylglutaryl-CoA synthase family protein gives MTKFGLDAASFYVPSLYLEIKDLAEKRGIEPAKLEKGLGLHKMALPDVHEDAATFAAEALLKLIQDYNINPKEISRVYLGTESALDAAKPTATYAVQMVEEFLSDEFGERSFKNCDVVDMTFACVGAVDALHNSLDFVRANPTKKAVVIASDYAKYELASSGEYTQGGGAVALLVSSNPRLIEIDNNWGVATESVFDFFKPRRHHSKSEFNSAPENYPDKIEVFTDEPVFDGQYSNQCYQDRIREAYQHYKEQTFTVRPYEDWRYLIFHLPYAFHGKRVFTEIYSLENNLDFSDAEKQKAIAKSEDYINFINEKIEKSQRASSEIGNMYTASIFMALLSALQTSFNENEDLTEKEIGFLAYGSGSKSKVFVGKISPEWKSVVKKWNLFESLKNRLAIDFDTYEKLHRKQLDSSVNPNYKGFGLTRIEKESPVLKGARYYSYQK, from the coding sequence ATGACGAAATTCGGACTTGATGCGGCCAGTTTTTATGTGCCTTCTTTATATTTGGAAATCAAAGACCTTGCTGAGAAAAGAGGAATAGAACCAGCAAAATTGGAAAAAGGTTTGGGCTTGCACAAAATGGCTTTACCCGATGTTCACGAGGATGCAGCAACTTTTGCAGCGGAAGCTTTGCTAAAATTAATTCAAGACTATAATATCAATCCGAAAGAAATTTCCAGAGTTTATCTTGGAACTGAAAGCGCTTTGGATGCCGCAAAACCAACAGCAACTTATGCCGTTCAAATGGTAGAAGAATTTCTAAGTGACGAATTTGGGGAAAGAAGTTTCAAAAACTGCGATGTGGTCGATATGACTTTTGCCTGTGTTGGAGCCGTTGATGCATTACATAATTCATTGGATTTTGTAAGAGCTAATCCAACCAAAAAAGCAGTTGTAATTGCAAGTGATTATGCAAAATATGAATTAGCTTCTTCTGGAGAATATACGCAAGGTGGAGGTGCGGTTGCGCTTTTGGTTTCTTCCAATCCAAGATTGATTGAGATTGACAATAATTGGGGCGTTGCAACAGAAAGCGTTTTCGATTTCTTCAAACCGAGACGTCATCATTCCAAATCTGAATTTAATTCTGCGCCGGAAAATTATCCTGATAAAATCGAAGTTTTTACAGACGAACCTGTTTTTGATGGCCAATATTCTAATCAATGTTATCAGGATAGGATTCGTGAAGCTTATCAGCATTATAAAGAGCAGACTTTCACAGTGAGACCTTATGAAGATTGGAGATATTTGATTTTCCATTTACCTTACGCATTTCACGGGAAAAGAGTTTTCACCGAGATTTATAGTTTAGAGAATAATCTTGATTTTTCTGATGCCGAAAAACAGAAAGCAATCGCAAAATCTGAAGATTACATCAATTTTATTAATGAAAAAATTGAGAAATCTCAACGCGCTTCTTCCGAAATTGGAAATATGTACACGGCTTCGATTTTTATGGCGTTGCTGTCTGCACTACAAACTTCGTTTAACGAAAATGAAGATTTGACGGAAAAAGAAATTGGTTTCTTAGCTTACGGAAGTGGTTCAAAATCAAAAGTATTCGTTGGGAAAATCTCTCCTGAATGGAAATCTGTCGTGAAAAAATGGAACCTTTTTGAAAGCTTGAAAAACAGATTAGCGATTGATTTCGACACTTATGAAAAATTGCACCGTAAACAGTTGGATTCTTCTGTTAATCCTAATTATAAAGGTTTTGGATTGACAAGAATTGAAAAAGAAAGTCCGGTTCTGAAAGGCGCAAGATATTATTCTTATCAGAAGTAA
- a CDS encoding helix-turn-helix domain-containing protein, producing MNQNRFQLIKPSLTQESKLNTLVENQTKFSLNNCEFSIYETHQSAYNVKLHFEHLAFTGMLRGKKWMKLQNKSNYFEYLPGESVLVAPGETMVIDFPDADKDASQCISLTLNPEFVQESLDLLNFNAKKVDDSSQWNISLEEFYLLNSKALASATNNIMRIAMDDNSYKDVIADFALKELLIRLMQTQARNLVEKNTLKNKSRIGFVADYIKKNLHQKLSIDVIAKMAYVSKSNFFKMFKEELGISPNEFIIQERIKRAKEMLMHNNSVNEVAFSTGFSDTNYFIRVFKQMEGVTPKIFQNKKLI from the coding sequence ATGAACCAAAACAGATTTCAGCTCATCAAACCCAGTCTGACACAAGAAAGTAAACTGAATACATTGGTAGAAAACCAAACTAAATTCAGTTTAAATAATTGTGAATTCAGTATCTATGAAACACATCAGAGTGCATATAACGTGAAATTGCACTTTGAACATTTGGCATTTACGGGAATGTTGAGAGGAAAAAAATGGATGAAACTCCAGAATAAGAGTAATTACTTCGAATATCTGCCTGGAGAAAGTGTTTTGGTTGCACCCGGAGAGACAATGGTAATTGATTTTCCTGATGCCGATAAAGATGCTTCGCAATGTATTTCGTTGACTTTGAATCCAGAATTTGTACAGGAATCGCTTGACCTTTTGAATTTCAATGCAAAAAAAGTGGACGATTCTTCGCAATGGAATATTTCTTTGGAAGAATTTTATTTGCTAAATAGTAAAGCTTTGGCTTCTGCTACCAACAATATTATGAGAATTGCGATGGATGATAATTCTTATAAAGATGTGATTGCTGATTTTGCTTTGAAGGAACTTTTGATAAGATTAATGCAGACTCAGGCGAGAAATCTTGTTGAAAAAAATACGTTGAAAAACAAATCTAGAATTGGTTTTGTTGCGGATTATATCAAGAAAAATCTTCATCAGAAATTATCGATTGATGTGATTGCAAAAATGGCTTATGTCAGCAAGTCGAATTTCTTTAAGATGTTCAAGGAAGAATTGGGGATTTCGCCAAATGAATTCATCATTCAAGAAAGAATCAAGAGAGCAAAAGAAATGTTGATGCATAATAATTCGGTGAATGAAGTGGCTTTCAGCACAGGATTTTCGGACACCAATTATTTTATCCGAGTTTTCAAACAAATGGAAGGTGTAACGCCGAAAATCTTTCAGAACAAAAAATTAATTTGA